Proteins from a single region of Gammaproteobacteria bacterium:
- the phoU gene encoding phosphate signaling complex protein PhoU, which yields MVQSLEGHSVRRFDGELNNLHMRVLEIAGLAVDQARLALHALGGRDLDAARKVMRRERDVDRLEVEVDEEIVAMLARRAPLAMDLRVIISFSKIVSHLERVGDEAMRIADLCIRMYETNPEADGGGTLNDAHAMSLAAGQILTQAVELLDTLDIDRAEALLTDQGIMQREFEAGLRRLANLVPGDSRSLGQAIDAVLIMKALERIGDHARNLAEYVVYMVSGTDVRNRQEIRR from the coding sequence ATGGTTCAGTCTCTGGAAGGACATTCCGTACGCCGTTTCGACGGCGAACTCAACAACCTGCATATGCGCGTGCTGGAGATCGCCGGCCTGGCGGTGGACCAGGCACGGCTGGCGCTGCACGCCCTGGGCGGGCGCGACCTCGACGCGGCCCGCAAGGTCATGCGTCGCGAGCGCGACGTGGACAGGCTGGAGGTCGAGGTTGACGAGGAGATCGTCGCGATGCTGGCCCGGCGTGCGCCGCTGGCGATGGATCTGCGCGTGATCATCTCGTTCTCCAAGATCGTCTCACACCTCGAACGCGTCGGCGACGAGGCAATGCGCATCGCCGACCTGTGCATCCGCATGTACGAGACGAATCCGGAGGCGGACGGTGGTGGAACGCTCAACGACGCCCATGCAATGAGTCTGGCGGCGGGTCAGATCCTTACCCAGGCGGTCGAGCTGCTCGATACCCTCGACATCGACCGCGCCGAGGCCCTGCTGACGGACCAGGGCATCATGCAGCGCGAGTTCGAGGCGGGTTTGCGGCGCCTGGCGAATCTGGTCCCGGGCGACAGCCGCTCGTTGGGCCAGGCGATCGACGCCGTGCTCATCATGAAGGCGCTGGAGCGCATCGGCGATCACGCGCGCAACCTGGCCGAGTACGTCGTCTACATGGTCAGCGGCACCGACGTGCGCAATCGGCAGGAGATCAGGCGGTGA